AACTCCATTTATTATTGTTGAGCGATCATCTTTAGTTGTTATGTTTTCCACATCTTGAACTTCTAAAACTTCTTCTTTATTAGCTAATGATTGTAGGGTATTTATTGCAGAACGCATATCTCCATTAGCCTTTTTAGACAATTCTTTTAAAGCAGCAGGGTTTACTTTAACCTCCTCATTTTGAGCTATTTCTCGTAAAAGTTTATTAATACTTGGTGATCTAACTTTGCTCATTTTTAAAACAGTACATTTTGTTTTAAGCGAAGTTAGTCTTTTAGAATAGAAATCATTGGCTATTAATATTAGTGGGTGTTTAGAGGATTTTATAATCTCACCAATAGCTTTAACACCACCACGATCATTGGTTCCGTGAATTCCATCAACCTCATCAAGAATTATTAACTTGTAATCATCTCCAAAAAGAGATCTTGAAGATGAGGATTCACCGATAGTTCTTTTGATAATGTCATGTGAACGTTTATCACTTGCATTAAGTTCAACGTATTCTGAAAATTCTTTAGCTATAACTTGTGCAAGTGTTGTTTTTCCAATTCCAGGTGGACCAACTAAAAGTAAGGGGTTTTGAGGATCACCTCTTTTCCAATTATTAATCCACTCTAAAATTGTTTTTTTCTCTTTATTGTTACCAACTACTTCATCTAAGCTTTGTGGTCGGTATTTGTCAGTCCATAACATTTATATACCTTATAAGAATTTAGTTAAAAGAGCTTCAAGTTGTATTCTTGGATTAGCTCCTTCTCTTATTCTAAAATCACAATTAGCAATTGATTCTATTAAATCTATGTAGAATTCAGGATCCATTTTTCCATCAACTATTCTTTTAGAAACTTCTTGATAAATTTGTGTAACCATATCTTCTCCACTAGTGCCTTGTAAAACCATTGTTTCTCTTAAGATTGTTCTAGCTCCCATGAAATCTCCAGTTAGTGCTTTGGTTATAAGATTACTAATGTCTTGTGGTTTTGCTTTAGAAACAACTTCATAAACGGATTCTTCATTAACTATTTCTCCTTCTGAGGTTGCTGCTTGTAAAACATTTACAGCTTTACGCATATCTCCTTCTGCAAAGTAAACGATAGTTTCAAGACCTTTTTCATCATATTCAAACTTTTCATTTTCACAGATGTATTTTAATCTAGCTACTATATCTTCTCCTTTAATTGGAGCAAATCTGAATATTGCACATCTTGATTGGATAGGGTCAATAATTTTAGAAGAATAATTACATGAAAGGATAAATGATGCTGTTTTTGTATACATTTCCATTTCACGTCTAAGTGCATGCTGCGCATCTTTTGTCATGTTATCTACTTCATCTAGAAAAATTATTCTAAATGGAGCACCAACAGGTTTTAATCTACAGAAATTTTTAATATTATTCCTTACTGTTTCAATTCCTCTTGCATCGGATGCATTAAGTTCTAAGAAGTTTTGCCTCCAGTATTCCCCAAGAATTGACTTTACAAGAGCTAATGCAGTAGTTGTTTTTCCAACACCTGCAGGTCCAGTAAACATTAAATTAGGCATGCTTTCTTCGCCTACATATTTTTGGAGTCTTGTTATTATTTGTTTTTGCCCTACGATATCTTCTAGTTTTTGTGGCCTATATTTTTCTACCCAAGGTCCGCTCATTAAATCACCATTTTTTTACTAGTAGAATATTTGTAATTTTTAATTAAATTATCTTTTGGTTAATATTTTTAATTTTTTCCTTAACTTTTTTTTTAAGAGGGGGCTGCCAAATTTAATTTTATATAAAGAAGCTTTAGGAACTTCAAAAATTAACACTCCTAATCTTTCACTAAGTTTATCTTTCCCATCTAATTTATAAATCCATGTTTTGTTCGTTTAAATCAATCTTTAGAATACTAATATGTTCAGCTAATTTAAAAACATTTTCACAGTTAAATTCATAATCAGAAAATTTATTTTAGGTAATGCATTTCATCCATTAATTCTAAAAAAGTTTTTATTTATATGGAATTTTTAATTCCTAATGTTAATTTAGAGAATTTTTTATAGAATAAGTTTTCATTTTGTTTCATTATAATACAGTTGTTTGGAATTTTTTTACTTTTAGAAAATTCATGATATTATTATCTATAAAAAATTTATTCAATGAAAAATTTCATTTTTTTAATAATGAAACTATAGCTATAAATAGCTAGTGAGTATAAGAATAGTAATATAAATTATTGTACTAAAATTAATTAGGTGGTATTGTATGAGAGGAACTTGGAAACTCAAATTAAGAATGTGGCTTACAACAATTTTAATGTTTACTATTGTTTATTTTTTAGTATCATTAGCTGGAGCTTATTTAGGGATTAGTGGAGGATACTTTTTTTTAATTGTTAGTTTAATCATTGTATTTTTACAATATTGGTTTGGTCCTTCAATCGTAAAACGTTCAATGAATGTTAGACCACTTTCACCACAAGAAGCACCACATATTCATCAAATGGTGGAAGAATTATCACAAGCCGCTGGAATACCAAAACCTGAAATTGGTCTTTCAGAAATTAATATTCCAAATGCTTTTGCATATGGTAGAACTAGTAGAAGTGGACATATTGCAATTACCCATCCAATTTTAGGATTGTTGGATAGGGATGAGCTAAAAGCGGTTTTAGGTCATGAAATGGGACATTTAAAACATAATGACATGGCTATTACTGCAATGGTAAGTGTTATTCCTATGATATGTTACTATATTGCATTATCATTCATGTTCTCAAGAAACAATAATAATGGAGGATTTATAATAGGCATTGTTGGTTATGTATTTTATTTAATTGGACAGTTACTTGTTCTATTTATTTCAAGGATCAGAGAATATTATGCTGATGAAGCTAGTGTTGAGTTTGGAAATCGTCCTGCAGCATTAGTATCTGCATTATATAAATTGTCTTATGGAGCTGCTAAAGTTGATAGTCAAATAATTAATGAAGTAAACACAACACGTGCTTTCTTTATAAATGATGTGAATAATGCTCAAAGCGATATTAATGAATTTAGACAAATTGATTATAATGGTGATGGGTCTATTTCAGATGATGAGTTAAGAAGACTTAATAATGCTCGTATTGAAGTTTCAACTTCAAAGAAATTGATGGAAATATTATCTACTCATCCAGATACTTTAAAAAGAGTTAAAAGATTATCAGAATTAGAAAATTAGGTGATCTAGTTGAAAATGATTTTAGATGAACGTGGAAAAAAGTATATTCTTAAAAAAGATTCAGATTTTCAAAGTGATTTAGGAATAATTTCACAAGAACAATTAGCTAATTGTGAAATTGGTGATGAGCTTGAAAGTCATTTAGGTCACGCATTTAAAATCGTAAAACCTAATATTAATGATTTCATAGATTTAATGGATCGGCATTGTTCAATATTACTTAAAAAAGACATTGGACTTGTGCTTGCTCATACTGGATTAGGTGCAGGATGTCGCGTTGTTGATGCTGGAACTGGTGCAGGAGCTATTGCACTTAATTTTGGTAATGTTGTTGGTGAAGATGGTAGAGTATTTACTTATGAGATAAGGGAAGACTTTGCAGAAATTGCAAAAAACAACATTGAAAAATTTGGTATTAAAAACATTGAAGTTAAAAATAAGAATATTAAAGACGGAATTGATGAAGATAATATTGATTTAATCTTTTTAGACTTACCAAAGCCATTTGAACTCTTTGAAGAGGTATATAGATCTTTAAATGTTGGAGGTTTTTTAGCTGTTTATGCTCCGTATATAGATCAAGCTGAAATTTCTTATAGAATAGCTAAAAAGCTTAATTTTTATGGTGTTGAAATTATTGAAATTTTAGAGCGAGGTCTTGAGGTTAGACCTCAAGGTGTAAGACCAAAAACTCGCATGGTAGGCCATAGTGGATACTTGGTATTTGCACGTAAACTATAAAAAAAGAAAAAATGGGATTATTTATTCCATAAAAATTGCTGGTTTATAAGGCATTGCATTTTTAGCCTTATTTTCAGGGTCATAGCTATCATCATTGTGGATAATAACCTCATTTCCACATTCTTCTTTAATATAATCGATAGCATCAGTTAATATTTGATTTTCATTGATTTTACCAATATATCTTGTTTTAGTTATTTCACGACCTATTTTTTTAGCTACTTGAGCTATTTCTTTTTTATCATCGTAAATTTTAGCTCCAATAGCTCTACCCATGATTTGACCAATATCTGGTTTTCCAACATCGTTGGCTATTTTGTATAAATCCCATTTCCATTCAGGAGCTAGGTAAATATGAACTTTTTCAACATTTTTACCAAGCATTTTTTTAATTTGTTTTATGTCATTGATTGTATTTTGAACTAATTCTTCAGATTTTTCAATTTCTAAGCTTACTCTGTTTTCATCATATTTAGGCCATTCAGCTTCACTTACAAAAGCATTGCCTCCATATTTGGCCC
This Methanobrevibacter oralis DNA region includes the following protein-coding sequences:
- a CDS encoding replication factor C small subunit, producing the protein MSGPWVEKYRPQKLEDIVGQKQIITRLQKYVGEESMPNLMFTGPAGVGKTTTALALVKSILGEYWRQNFLELNASDARGIETVRNNIKNFCRLKPVGAPFRIIFLDEVDNMTKDAQHALRREMEMYTKTASFILSCNYSSKIIDPIQSRCAIFRFAPIKGEDIVARLKYICENEKFEYDEKGLETIVYFAEGDMRKAVNVLQAATSEGEIVNEESVYEVVSKAKPQDISNLITKALTGDFMGARTILRETMVLQGTSGEDMVTQIYQEVSKRIVDGKMDPEFYIDLIESIANCDFRIREGANPRIQLEALLTKFL
- a CDS encoding zinc metalloprotease HtpX, giving the protein MRGTWKLKLRMWLTTILMFTIVYFLVSLAGAYLGISGGYFFLIVSLIIVFLQYWFGPSIVKRSMNVRPLSPQEAPHIHQMVEELSQAAGIPKPEIGLSEINIPNAFAYGRTSRSGHIAITHPILGLLDRDELKAVLGHEMGHLKHNDMAITAMVSVIPMICYYIALSFMFSRNNNNGGFIIGIVGYVFYLIGQLLVLFISRIREYYADEASVEFGNRPAALVSALYKLSYGAAKVDSQIINEVNTTRAFFINDVNNAQSDINEFRQIDYNGDGSISDDELRRLNNARIEVSTSKKLMEILSTHPDTLKRVKRLSELEN
- a CDS encoding tRNA (adenine-N1)-methyltransferase, which codes for MILDERGKKYILKKDSDFQSDLGIISQEQLANCEIGDELESHLGHAFKIVKPNINDFIDLMDRHCSILLKKDIGLVLAHTGLGAGCRVVDAGTGAGAIALNFGNVVGEDGRVFTYEIREDFAEIAKNNIEKFGIKNIEVKNKNIKDGIDEDNIDLIFLDLPKPFELFEEVYRSLNVGGFLAVYAPYIDQAEISYRIAKKLNFYGVEIIEILERGLEVRPQGVRPKTRMVGHSGYLVFARKL